In Candidatus Babeliales bacterium, a genomic segment contains:
- a CDS encoding GIY-YIG nuclease family protein, whose product MFYVYFIKSINFPDEKYIGHTDNLKERLATHDSGGSVYTKDHRPWKLHMVMGFEDKLRATAFEKYMKSGAGRAFAKKRFW is encoded by the coding sequence ATGTTTTATGTCTATTTCATCAAATCAATCAATTTTCCTGATGAAAAATATATTGGTCATACTGATAACTTAAAAGAACGTCTTGCGACTCACGACTCTGGCGGATCTGTGTACACTAAAGATCATCGTCCATGGAAATTGCACATGGTGATGGGATTTGAAGATAAATTGAGAGCGACAGCTTTTGAGAAGTATATGAAATCTGGAGCGGGTAGAGCATTTGCTAAGAAGCGATTCTGGTAG